A section of the Pedobacter sp. HDW13 genome encodes:
- a CDS encoding putative sensor domain DACNV-containing protein, producing MSYKPTYKAANTIATTIEQHFIKLHKNAIAQGEVDLATQPNSKIIEAIIDVAFWSSLRKEEGHSPRISIAFLPPGQASKPLHFAKKLALNANTLTKIAPGIERSGIHLGVWEEDGELYIWGTTLNIPNFCFVVDVSEPGLIVIKHRRIYGIGKFTNVAVLKGEQIRIVDDMSCTNRDCPPILKALLDLTVLASWNDPINILIQFAVSMRAHGRGGALLIVPKGDTKWEESIIHPIQYLVEPPFCGLANLAKQSGNQSEIFSQGAVRREVDHLAGLTAVDGATIINEEFGLIAFGAKIGRAKGKPTVDQIAFSEPIVGGEDKILYPGQLGGTRHFSVAQFVNDQPDAIGLVASQDGHFTIFSHSKKQNMVMAHRIETLLL from the coding sequence ATGAGTTACAAGCCTACCTATAAAGCAGCAAACACAATTGCAACCACTATTGAGCAACATTTTATTAAACTGCACAAAAATGCAATTGCGCAAGGTGAGGTAGATTTGGCTACCCAGCCCAACAGTAAAATAATAGAAGCCATTATAGATGTGGCTTTTTGGAGCAGTTTACGTAAAGAAGAAGGCCACTCCCCGCGCATTTCTATTGCTTTTTTACCTCCGGGACAAGCTTCTAAACCCCTGCATTTCGCCAAGAAACTGGCATTAAATGCCAATACGTTAACCAAAATAGCACCGGGTATCGAACGTTCTGGAATCCACCTGGGGGTTTGGGAGGAAGATGGCGAATTATATATTTGGGGAACCACACTCAATATCCCGAATTTTTGTTTTGTGGTTGATGTTTCGGAACCAGGTTTAATTGTGATTAAACACCGCAGAATATACGGCATTGGGAAGTTTACCAATGTAGCTGTGCTAAAAGGAGAGCAGATCAGGATTGTAGACGATATGAGCTGCACCAACCGTGATTGTCCACCTATTTTAAAAGCTTTACTCGATTTAACGGTGCTGGCCAGCTGGAACGACCCGATTAATATTCTTATTCAGTTTGCGGTTTCTATGCGCGCCCACGGACGCGGAGGAGCGTTGTTAATTGTACCTAAAGGTGATACAAAATGGGAAGAATCGATTATTCACCCCATTCAGTATTTGGTTGAGCCACCATTTTGTGGGTTAGCCAACCTCGCCAAACAAAGCGGTAACCAGAGTGAAATTTTCTCGCAAGGTGCTGTTCGCCGGGAGGTTGATCATCTGGCTGGTTTAACTGCTGTTGATGGAGCAACCATTATCAACGAAGAATTTGGCCTTATTGCTTTTGGCGCTAAAATTGGCCGTGCAAAAGGTAAACCTACAGTAGACCAGATTGCTTTTTCTGAACCGATTGTAGGCGGTGAAGATAAAATTCTGTATCCTGGTCAGCTGGGAGGAACCAGACATTTCTCAGTCGCTCAGTTTGTAAACGATCAGCCCGATGCCATTGGCCTGGTTGCCTCGCAAGATGGTCATTTTACTATTTTTAGTCATAGCAAAAAACAAAATATGGTAATGGCACATCGCATAGAAACCTTACTTTTGTAA